Proteins encoded within one genomic window of Mya arenaria isolate MELC-2E11 chromosome 13, ASM2691426v1:
- the LOC128213950 gene encoding uncharacterized protein LOC128213950: MENPPDFYRIMSLRLSRALSDIGVNRWMVRRRRRTFLMIEANDTIIGKLRGCDFTSFYFGSQSEGTTTPGLNSDIDTLTCINDTNIMSSWSEWEAGKDNMLMVKEETCSPQHYLLQVIRHDSPEPFIHSSDVFHVVDSKGRVLYVNTHDGIIAKNLAIANNMPHYSSGPSNSLDKMYDYVLAHWCRSLPLECHGWFERPRPGHWPTPELLRDVKECGCFLVPDGYFDSYYRHVEWRISPSLIERTLMFSMKTVQLKCYVVLKILKSHVINPLLDNEGKLTSFHCKTALLFAAERLPSGMWRENRLMECIVYCLKLLLGWTKTGMCPHYIVAGVNLFHGKFTSRQLANLSKILSNIIDTHLIVIAYIQADDMGNRMFSTTIRTVRYSETCYISTNTSLCRWLSVFAHHRINYDFQIILSMMSDLKPVYMISYFGLYLKIIRTYVHGLPFPLREHTFDYFFKQVQSVLASTAASCCIRNGCVVPRYILSLFESSLDTDVASSRLKLASFLVCHNELERAADVLNDVQRRYDDNVQAVCACGNMDPLDTEHHKPLCTTSVVNNDDVLLTNKMAVCVRFLRQELFCAPPILHYEMVRGLGEDINHRDVKERYWMNWAVVDSLPYLYYLQYLTFRDLGQRERKLQALMNLFNCIFDASRRSHLYHHETYVNLVGHCMEMGGLPELALPLYRASVEAMPRNNAAHWHIYRLNHGYEI, from the coding sequence ATGGAGAACCCGCCCGACTTTTACCGGATCATGTCTCTCCGCCTGTCCAGGGCGTTAAGCGACATTGGCGTCAACAGGTGGATGGTGAGGAGAAGAAGGAGAACTTTCCTCATGATAGAGGCGAACGATACGATCATTGGTAAACTACGAGGATGTGATTTTACCAGTTTCTATTTCGGGAGTCAGTCAGAGGGAACAACTACACCGGGACTAAACTCCGATATTGACACATTAACCTGCATAAACGACACCAACATCATGTCATCCTGGTCTGAATGGGAAGCCGGGAAGGACAACATGCTGATGGTGAAGGAGGAAACGTGCTCTCCACAACATTATCTTCTACAGGTGATTAGACATGACTCACCTGAACCTTTCATACATTCAAGTGATGTATTCCATGTAGTTGACAGTAAAGGCCGTGTATTATATGTCAACACACACGACGGAATTATCGCCAAAAATCTTGCAATAGCAAATAACATGCCTCACTACTCCAGTGGCCCATCTAATAGCCTTGATAAAATGTATGACTATGTGCTCGCGCATTGGTGCAGGTCACTTCCGCTAGAATGCCACGGGTGGTTTGAACGGCCAAGGCCCGGACACTGGCCGACACCGGAACTGTTAAGAGATGTAAAGGAGTGTGGGTGTTTTCTTGTTCCTGATGGATACTTTGACAGCTATTACAGACATGTTGAATGGAGAATTTCTCCTAGTCTTATTGAGAGAACACTGATGTTTAGCATGAAAACAGTACAGCTTAAATGTTATGTGGTTCTGAAGATTCTAAAATCACACGTCATCAACCCCCTTTTAGATAATGAAGGAAAACTGACAAGTTTTCACTGCAAAACTGCCCTGCTTTTCGCCGCGGAAAGGTTGCCGTCCGGAATGTGGAGAGAAAATCGCCTGATGGAATGTATTgtgtattgtttgaaattgttgCTTGGTTGGACGAAAACCGGTATGTGCCCTCACTACATTGTAGCAGGCGTGAATCTTTTTCATGGAAAATTTACAAGTCGGCAGTTAGCAAATCTTTCTAAGATCCTTTCAAATATCATTGACACTCACTTAATAGTAATCGCGTACATACAAGCAGACGACATGGGCAACCGGATGTTCAGCACAACTATCAGAACTGTTCGCTACAGTGAAACGTGTTACATATCGACAAACACTAGTTTATGTAGATGGCTAAGTGTCTTTGCTCACCACAGAATAAATTACGATTTTCAGATTATTCTGTCTATGATGTCTGATTTGAAGCCTGTATATATGATTTCATATTTCGGCctatatcttaaaataatacgTACATATGTTCATGGGCTGCCGTTTCCATTAAGAGAACACACttttgactatttttttaaacaagttcagagtgttttagCATCCACTGCTGCATCATGTTGCATACGGAATGGTTGTGTTGTTCCGAGATATATACTGTCTCTGTTCGAAAGTTCCCTAGATACGGATGTGGCGTCATCAAGACTGAAGTTGGCTTCTTTTCTCGTCTGTCATAATGAGCTTGAAAGAGCAGCGGACGTTCTGAATGATGTTCAACGTAGATATGACGACAACGTACAAGCTGTATGTGCATGTGGAAATATGGATCCTCTAGATACAGAACATCACAAACCACTGTGCACTACCAGTGTTGTTAATAACGATGACGtgttattaacaaacaaaatggcaGTATGTGTTCGCTTCTTGAGACAGGAGTTGTTCTGTGCACCACCGATATTACACTACGAGATGGTGAGGGGATTAGGCGAGGATATCAATCATAGGGATGTTAAAGAGCGTTATTGGATGAACTGGGCCGTTGTGGACTCACTGCCTTACCTCTACTACCTGCAGTACCTGACTTTCCGTGATCTCGGCCAGCGAGAAAGAAAACTACAAGCTTTAATGAACTTATTTAACTGCATTTTTGACGCCAGCCGTCGTTCCCATCTCTACCACCATGAGACGTATGTTAACCTGGTTGGGCACTGCATGGAGATGGGGGGCCTTCCGGAGTTGGCGTTACCACTGTACAGGGCATCCGTCGAAGCGATGCCTAGGAACAACGCGGCGCACTGGCATATTTACAGACTCAATCATGGCTACGAGATTTAG